Genomic DNA from Paenibacillus borealis:
ACCTTGGATTTAAGGAAATGGAAGAAATCCGTGATGCAGTTAACCTTCCGCTCGTGCTTCACGGCGGTACTGGTATTCCTGTACATGACATTCAGAAATCCATCTCCCTGGGTACTTCCAAGATCAACGTAAACACCGAGAACCAAATCGCGTTTGCTAAAGTTGTCCGCGAAGTTCTGGCTGCTAAACCGGATGCATACGATCCGCGTACATTCATCGCTCCAGGCCGTGAAGCCATCAAACAAACCGTTATTGGCAAAATCCGTGAATTCGGATCCAGCAACAAAGCGTAATATTAACTCTGCCGCGTAACGGGACAGGTTATTTATTGCTGTCCCGCCTGCATATCTTTACCAGAAGAGTACGCTGCACAGCCGGTGTCTTTCCGGTAAAGTCATTTCAGATTTCCTCAGAAACGGGTGCCGTCCTTAAGCAAGGGCGGCGCAGCCGTTTCTTCTTCTAATGACCATGTCACCACAAGCCACAGCTGGTATTGCCAGAACAAGCCGCAATACACGTAGGGGGAACCAGATAAATTTATGGAAAAATTAATGATTGGCGGCGGACGTCCGCTAGAGGGCGTTGTAACCATCAGCGGAGCAAAGAACAGCGCAATTGCGCTTATTCCAGCGGCGATTTTGGCTGAATCTGAGGTGGTGCTGGATAACCTGCCTGCTCTTAGTGATGTGGCCGTTTACTCCGAAATTCTGGAGGAGCTTGGCGCGAGTGTATCGTGGACCGGCAGCCAGATGAGAATTAATCCCTCCCGTATCGTATCCATTCCCATGCCTAACGGACCGGTCAAGAAACTCCGGGCTTCTTATTATATGATGGGTGCGCTTCTCGGCAGATTCAAAGAGGCGACTATTGGTCTTCCCGGCGGCTGTAATTTTGAGCCCCGTCCGATTGACCAGCATATCAAAGGCTTTGAAGCGCTTGGTGCGACTGTAACCAACGATCATGGCTCTATTCACTTGTATGCCAAGGAACTGCGTGGTGCAAAGATCTATCTGGATGTATCCAGTGTTGGAGCCACAATAAATATTATGCTGGCGGCCTCACGTGCCAAAGGCTCTACAATTATTGAAAATGCGGCTAAAGAGCCTGAGATTATAGATGTAGCTACCCTATTAAACTCTATGGGCGCTGTTATTAAAGGCGCCGGTACAGAAACGATCCGGATTGAAGGCGTAACTGAAATGCATGGTTGCCGCCATTCCATCATTCCTGACCGAATTCAAGCGGGAACATACATGATTGCCGCTGCGGCAACGCGTGGCAATGTGCTGATAGATAACGTGATTCCCAAGCATCTGGAGGCGCTGACCGCCAAGCTGCTGGAAATGGGAGTAGATATAGAAGAGCTGGATGAGAGTATCCGGGTCATCGGCAGAGCCAAGTACCAGCATGCTGATGTCAAAGCGTTGATATACCCCGGCTTCGCCACAGATTTGCAATCTCCGATGACAAGCATGCTGACTCAGGCTGAAGGCGTTAGCGTCCTGAGCGATTTCGTATACAGCAACCGGTTCAAGCATGTGCCTGAATTAGTCCGTATGGGCGCCAAGATTCGCGTTGAAGGACGTTCCGCAATTATTGAGGGCGGCAAGCTCAATGCCGCGAAGGTGAAGGCTGCCGATTTACGGGCAGGTGCGGCTCTGGTGATTGCCGGACTGACCGTTGAGGAAGGTATTACCGAAGTGACAGGCGTGGAGTATATAGACCGCGGTTATGATAACCTCGTAAGCAACCTGCGCAATTTAGGTGCCGAAGTCTGGCGCGAGAACGAATAAGTACTTTACCCGGAACGAATGGAAGGAGCGAAATTTGCCTTTAAACTGCATATCTCCTTCCAATTCGGGTAATCCTATCCTAATAAGCATTTTCATAGACTCATATTTTGCCCGGCAGTCCCCGCCGGAAGAACTCATTATAAAAATTGAATAGGTGGTTATCACACATGGATCTTCAAATTTCCGATCTGGAAGAAATGAAGCTGACCGATCTGTATAAGCTGGCTAAGAAATACCAGATCCCTTATTACGGAACGCTCAAGAAGCGGGAGCTGATCTTCGCGATTCTCCGGGCGCAGGCTGAGCAGAGCGGTCTTATGTTTATGGAAGGCGTACTTGAGATCCTGCCGGAAGGTTACGGTTTCCTTAGACCGATTAACTACTTGCCGAGTGCGGAGGATATTTATATCTCTGCTTCGCAGATCCGCAAGTTTGATCTTAGAAGCGGCGACCTTGTATCCGGGAAATGCCGGACACCCAAAGAGAATGAACGTTATTTCGGATTGCTTCAAGTCAATGCCGTCAATGGAGAGAACCCGGCCAGTGCAGCTGAACGATTACATTTCCCGGCACTTACACCTCTTTATCCGCAAGACAAGCTGCCGCTTGAAACATCCCCTACCCATTTATCTACCCGAATAATGGATTTGCTTGCTCCTGTAGGTTTAGGGCAGCGCGGTTTGATTGTAGCACCTCCCAAAGCAGGAAAGACGCTCCTCCTAAAAGAAATTGCCAACAGTATCTCCACCAACAATCCTGAGATTGCACTGTTTGTACTGCTGATTGATGAACGTCCTGAGGAAGTAACCGATATGCAGCGTTCCGTCAAGGGCGAGGTGGTAGCTTCAACGTTCGACGAGCTTCCGGAGAATCATATCAAAGTGGCTGAGCTTGTTCTGCAGCGGGCACTGCGCCTTGTAGAGCACAAGAAAGATGTCGTTATTCTGCTGGACAGCATTACCCGTCTGGCCCGTGCTTACAATCTAGTGGTTCCGCCATCCGGCCGGACACTGAGCGGAGGGATTGATCCTGCGGCCTTCCATCGTCCTAAGCGTTTCTTCGGTTCTGCGCGGAACGTAGAAGAAGGCGGAAGCCTGACTATACTTGCAACAGCGCTGATCGATACCGGGTCGCGCATGGACGATATTATTTACGAGGAATTCAAAGGTACAGGGAATATGGAGCTTCACCTGGACCGCAAGCTGGCAGAACGCCGTATCTTCCCGGCCATCGATATCCGCCGTTCGGGTACACGGCGCGAGGAAGTATTGCTTAGCAAGGAAGAACTGGATACCATCTGGTCGATCCGCAAAAATATGAATGAATCCTACGACTTCGTAGAAGGATTCCTGAAAAAACTGCGTGACACCAAGACGAATGCTGAGTTCCTGGCCTCTTTTGATGTGGCCGGCAACAAGGATTCCTCGTCAGCAAACAGTACTGCCAGCAAAGGCGGAACATCGAACAGCGGCTCATCGGCCCGCCGTACTACGCGGCCCAAGACGCCTTCTATGCCTACAACCTGAGAATTGATAACAAGAGGAGACTAACATGTATTTGGTATATGCCGACGGGCAAGGAAACGTATATGATCATCCCGAGCTGTACGGGCTGGCCCGCAGCGGGGATATGATTGTTGAGATACTGGAGGAAGAATTGATCCCGCTGCCTGAAGGCGCTACTCTAGTAGGTCTGCCTAATACGCGAGCAATAGGGATGAATCCCGGGACAGGCGAAATGATGCCGTTGCCCGCAGGCTCACAGGCTGTTGGAGCGCTGTTGCCGCAGGGCTTTACCCGTCTGTGCCTTCCCGGCTATGTCAAGACAGATAAGTCGTATAAGCTTCCGCTTTTCGGTTATTCCGCTGTAGTGTGGAAGGATGGCGGATTCTATGTAGCGGCGGATCCTACAGATGATACGGAGCAGTGGAACCCTTTGAATTGTGACCGGGAAGATGTAAAGGCCGGTGTTGGTAATTTGACCGCCAAGTATCCCGAGAACCGCCTGTACGGCCATCTGTCCAACTGTGCGCTGGAATACGAGTGCCTGACCTCTTCCAATACCTTCTTGGGCCGCTGGGAAGGTGCTGTTCCGGTCTCCTACTCGTGCAATGCCGGCTGCTTCGGCTGTATCTCGGAACAGCCTGATGACAGCGGGTTTGTGTCGCCGCAGACGCGGATGAACTTCCGTCCTACAGTGAGTGAAGTCTCACAGGTCATGCTGGAGCACCTGAAGACGCCAGAGTCTATTGTTAGCTTTGGGCAGGGCTGTGAAGGCGAACCTTCTACCCAGGCGAAGATAATCATTGAGTCCATCCGTGAAGTACGCTCCGCTACGGATATGGGTTATATCAATATCAATACAAACGCAGGGTTAAGCGATCATATCCGCGGTATTGTGGATGCTGGCCTTGACCTTATGCGGGTCAGCATAATCAGTGCGCTGGATGATCACTATAATGCATACTACAAGCCGCGCGGTTATACACTGGCTAATGTAGAGAAGTCTCTGAAATATGCAGCTTCACAGGGAGTGTACACTTCCATTAATTATCTGATTTTTCCGGGTGTCACGGACCGCGAAGAAGAGATTGAGGCGATGGTTGAGTTCGTCAGACGTACAGATATTAAGCTAATTCAGATGCGGAATCTTAATATTGACCCGGAGAGCTATCTGGAGCTGATTCCTCCTGCACAAGGCGAGATACTTGGGATGAAGACGATGCTTGAGATCTTCCGCGAGGAGCTGCCGGATGTTGTGATTGGCTCCTTCACCCATGTTCCGCCTGCTGAACTGGCCCGCACCAAGCAGCGCAGAGTGCACCGGTAACCGATAACTTGAGTCTTGCCCAACCTCTTGCAGCGCCTCGGCTTCCATGCTAGAATGTAGCTTGCGTAATCATATAACTCTAAGTCCGCATGAGGCTTAGGGCGTGAGAGGTGAATATTCAAATGCAAACAGCAATTCAACCCAAGTACAATGTAACTAAGGTAACCTGCGCTTGTGGCAACTCCTTTGAAGCTGGCTCTGCCAAAGAAGAGCTCCGCATCGAAATTTGCTCCAGCTGCCATCCGTTCTTCACCGGCAAGCAGAAGTTCCTGGATGCCGGCGGCCGAGTTGATAAATTCAAGAAGAAATACGGTATCTAAATGCACTGCCGCTTAGCGGTATAAGGATTGAGACCCCTGCGGCTGTAGAAGCTGCTGGGGTCTTCTTTTAATTACATTTGATTTTTGTCCGGCCGTAAGCTATACTTATCTTCGCCGTGCTAGACGGGGAGGTAGCGGTGCCCTGTAACTCGCAATCCGCTGTAGCGAGGTTGAATTCCTGTTAGAGGTGCTGTCGATGTGAGGCCTTGGTTCCTATGGGCTGTGTTGACGGTTGGGTCCTCCGCAATGAGTGCTTATGAACCTGGTCAGGTCCGGAAGGAAGCAGCCATAAGTGAGTTTACTCTTGTGCCGGAGGGTGGCCTAGCCCGAGCAGTTTTGTAGGGTTGCCGCTTGGATCGCAGTCATCAATAACGGGTGCACGGTTTAAATATTATTATGATAGCGTCTTTGCCACAAGCGAAGATGCTTTTTGTTTTTGGTCAAAGACTGGGGAATATAGTATAATAAATTAGCGACAAATGCCGGAAAGCGGCAGCCTGAGAGAGGGTAATGCATAGTGGAACATATCGCGCTGTACCGTGCTTGGCGGCCGCAGTCGTTTCAAGATATGGTAGGGCAGCAGCATATTATCCAGACGCTGCAGAATGCGATCCGTGAACAGCGGGTTTCGCATGCCTATCTGTTCAGCGGCCCGCGGGGGACCGGTAAGACAAGTGCTGCCAAGGTACTGGCCAAAGCGGTCAATTGCGAGCGGGGCCCGGGCCCGGAGCCATGTAATGAATGTCCGTCTTGTCTGCGGATCACAGCGGGCAACGTAATGGATGTCCAGGAGATTGATGCGGCCTCCAACCGGGGTGTTGAAGAGATTCGCGATCTGCGGGATAAGGTGAAATATGCACCTACCGAAGTACGCCGAAAAGTGTATATTATTGATGAAGTGCATATGCTGACAACAGAGGCGTTCAACGCCCTGCTTAAGACGCTGGAAGAACCGCCGCCGCATGTAATGTTTATTCTGGCAACGACAGAGCCTCATAAACTGCCGGCTACGATCATTTCACGCTGCCAGCGCTTTGACTTCCGCCGGGTTTCCCTGGAGGAACAGACCGGCTGGCTGTCAGAGATATGCCAGAAGGAAGGCATCACAGCGGATGCAGATGCACTGCAGTACATCGCCCGTCTGTCTGACGGGGGGATGCGTGATGCGCTGAGCATACTCGACCAGATTTCGTCTTTTACAGACGGGAATGTGACGTATCAGCAGGTGCTGGGAATGACTGGAGGGATTCCATCCGAGCAGTTTGCCCGTCTTGCTACAGCCATTCTGGAAAGCGATATGGGTCTGCTGCTGGAACTTGTCGAGCAGCTGATGCACGAGGGTAAGAGTGCCGACAAGTGTCTGGAGAATCTTTTGTATTATTTCCGTGATTTACTTATGATCAAGATGGTGCCGGGGGCAGACCAGCTAACGGACCGTGTGCTGAATCCGGCGGAATTCCGTGATATGGCAGCAGCCTTTACACGTGACCGGCTGTTCCTGATTGTGGAGACGCTGAGCCGTTATCTTGGAGAGATGAAATATGCCACTCATCCGCAGACTTTATTTGAAGTAGCGCTCATGAAGCTGTGCAGCACCCAGCAGGAAGCCGCTCCTTCGGCGGGCGTTCCGTCCTTGAGTGCTGTAGCACCTGAAGCGGGAAGAAGCTCCAGCCCGGCGGATGCGGGAGAGCTGGATATGCTCAAACGGCAGATTGCAGCGCTGGAGAAGAAGCTTGAGCAGGCCATCCAATCCGGAGGCGTTGCCGGCGGAGGGCGTGAGCAGGCTGCGCCGCAGAGAGCGGCCGTCCAGCCAAGCGCTCCAAGGGTATCATCTGCCGCCAAGCTTCCGCCGCAGCTCGATAAGTTCATTGCAGGTAAAGACAGCGCTGATTTTGGCAATGTCTATAAGCAGTGGAGCCATGTCCTGCAGGGTGTGAAGGAAGAGAAGGTAACCGTACATGCCTGGTTTGTAGATGGTGAGCCGGTGGCAGTTATGGAAGATGCAGTGCTGGTCGCCTTCAAGAACACGATTCACCGGGACACGACTGAGAAGCCGGCCAACCGGCAGGTCATCGAGAACGTAATGAGTGCCAAGCTGGGTAAACCATACCGGCTGGTGACGATGCTGCTGCGTGACTGGAATGAGGCCGCGACCAAATCAGCTTCCAAGGCCAGTACAGAAGAACTGCGTCTGGAGCATGAACACGAGACTGTTGAAGCCAAACCCGAACCATGGATTGACGAGGCGATCCAGCTCTTTGGAGAAGACCTTGTTGTCATAAAAGAATAGAGCTTTAAGCATATTAGCGCAGAAGCGCATCCCAAAGGAGAGACGATGTATGAATAATATGAACCAAATGATGAAGCAGGTTAAAAAAATGCAGGAGCAAATGCTCAAAGCCCAAGAGGAACTTGGCGGCAAGACTATTGAAGGCTCGTCCGGCGGCGGCGTGGTTACCGTTCAAGTGAACGGCCACAAAAAATTGCTGTCCATCCAGATTAAACCGGAGGTTGTTGATCCGGAAGATATCGAAATGCTGCAGGATCTCGTGATCACTGCTGTCAATGATGCTCTTACCCAGGCTGAAGAGTTGGCTAACAACGATATGGGTAAATTCACCGGCGGAATGAAGATCCCTGGCTTATTCTAGGCTTACTCCACTCCCGACCAAAGGAGAACCATTACTTTGTATTATCCAGAACCGCTAGCCAAGCTAATAGAAGCTTTTACACGTTTGCCGGGGATTGGCCCGAAGACAGCTGCCCGGCTGGCCTTTCATGTGCTGAACATGAAGGAGGATGAGGTGATTGATTTCGCCAAGGCCCTGGTCAGTGTCAAACGGAACCTTCATTATTGCTCGGTCTGCTGTAACATTACCGATACTGACCCGTGCCGGATCTGCCAGGACAAAACCCGCGATGCTTCGGTAATTTGTGTGGTTCAGGACTCCAAGGATCTGGTGGCTATAGAAAGAACCAAAGAGTTTGACGGCTATTATCATGTGCTGCAGGGAGCCATATCGCCTATGGAAGGCATAGGGCCTGATGATATACGGCTCAAGGAGCTGCTGACCAGACTTAGTGATGAGCGGGTGAAGGAGCTGATAATGGCGACCAATCCCAACATTGAGGGTGAGGCGACAGCTATGTACATCTCCCGTCTCGTGCGTCCGTTCGAGATCAAGATCACCAGGATAGCCCATGGCTTGCCTGTAGGCGGAGATCTGGAGTATGCGGATGAGGTAACCCTGTCGAAGGCGCTGGAAGGCCGTCGTGAGCTGTTCTAAGCGTTCTGTCATTGAATTATATTTAAGGGGGCCCATAGGGCTCCCTTTTTTAATAGCTAAGAATTTACATTCTCCTGAAATAGCTGATGTCCAATAAAAGGTTAGACAGGCACAGCTTCCTGGTTCTAAGTTTGTCCCTATTCCGATATGTATGAGATTAACGGGTTTGCGGCACCGGCTGCGCCAGTAGTCATTCATATAGGGGGGATCACGATGGGATGGTGGAACGCTAAGTGGCTGAGCAGAGATGCAGAAGGGGCGAATGATGCCCATACGGAAGAGGAATGGGGTACGGTGTATCAGGAGGTCCGCAAAGCGCAGTCGGAGTGGGAGCGGGCATATCTGATGTTTGATGAGGCAATGGGGCAGGACCAGATCGACTATGCCATCTATATACTGGAAGCGGCAGAGCGAAAATATCAGATTCACCTTAAGCATGCCAAGAGACTGGGACTCAACCGGAGCCAGCTGCCGATGTAACCGGGAATAATTATAGAGGAGGATCACGATGCTAAGAACTGTTGCTATGGGTGTGCTGATTCTGTCAGGACTTCTGCTGATTCTAATTGTTTTCAGAAAAAAACTGGGCTGGGCATGGATAAGTGTATTCGGGACTCATCTTATTCTGGCTGCAATCGGTATTTATATCGTTAACTTCTCCGGTATTCTAACGGATGTGTATATTCCGCTGAATCCCACAACCATAGGCGCAGTAACGATTCTTGGACTGCCGGGGGTACTAATGCTGCTCGGTTTAAAATTAACTTTGTTTTAAAGGTTGACGCAGGTTATTGATTTATGATACATTAAGTCTCGGCCCTTTGAGCAAGATGTTCTCGGATAACTTGCTGAAAGCTAAAGCGAAAAAAGAAATTAAAAAAACGCTTGACTGAAACAAAGGTGCTGTGATATATTATAAAGGTCGCTGCTGAAACAAACATCGGCGACAAAACATGAGACATTGATCTTTGAAAACTGAACAACGAGTGAGTATCGGAAATCACCTTGGTGAGATCCAAATTAGAGAATATAACAATTCTCGTCAGATGTTTCAAAATGAGCAATCGCTCTTTCTAAATACAATTTGGAGAGTTTGATCCTGGCTCAGGACGAACGCTGGCGGCGTGCCTAATACATGCAAGTCGAGCGGAGTTATGATGGAGCTTGCTCCTGATTAACTTAGCGGCGGACGGGTGAGTAACACGTAGGCAACCTGCCCTCAAGACTGGGATAACTACCGGAAACGGTAGCTAATACCGGATAATTTCTTTCCTCTCCTGAAGAGAGAATGAAAGGCGGAGCAATCTGCCGCTTGGGGATGGGCCTGCGGCGCATTAGCTAGTTGGTGGGGTAACGGCTCACCAAGGCGACGATGCGTAGCCGACCTGAGAGGGTGAACGGCCACACTGGGACTGAGACACGGCCCAGACTCCTACGGGAGGCAGCAGTAGGGAATCTTCCGCAATGGGCGAAAGCCTGACGGAGCAACGCCGCGTGAGTGATGAAGGTTTTCGGATCGTAAAGCTCTGTTGCCAGGGAAGAACGTCCGGTAGAGTAACTGCTACCGGAGTGACGGTACCTGAGAAGAAAGCCCCGGCTAACTACGTGCCAGCAGCCGCGGTAATACGTAGGGGGCAAGCGTTGTCCGGAATTATTGGGCGTAAAGCGCGCGCAGGCGGTCATTTAAGTCTGGTGTTTAAACCTTGGGCTCAACCTGAGGTCGCACTGGAAACTGGGTGACTTGAGTACAGAAGAGGAAAGTGGAATTCCACGTGTAGCGGTGAAATGCGTAGATATGTGGAGGAACACCAGTGGCGAAGGCGACTTTCTGGGCTGTAACTGACGCTGAGGCGCGAAAGCGTGGGGAGCAAACAGGATTAGATACCCTGGTAGTCCACGCCGTAAACGATGAGTGCTAGGTGTTAGGGGTTTCGATACCCTTGGTGCCGAAGTTAACACAGTAAGCACTCCGCCTGGGGAGTACGGTCGCAAGACTGAAACTCAAAGGAATTGACGGGGACCCGCACAAGCAGTGGAGTATGTGGTTTAATTCGAAGCAACGCGAAGAACCTTACCAGGTCTTGACATCCCGATGAAAGCATTAGAGATAGTGCCCCTCTTCGGAGCATCGGAGACAGGTGGTGCATGGTTGTCGTCAGCTCGTGTCGTGAGATGTTGGGTTAAGTCCCGCAACGAGCGCAACCCTTGACTTTAGTTGCCAGCAGGTAAGGCTGGGCACTCTAGAGTGACTGCCGGTGACAAACCGGAGGAAGGTGGGGATGACGTCAAATCATCATGCCCCTTATGACCTGGGCTACACACGTACTACAATGGCCGGTACAACGGGAAGCGAAACCGCGAGGTGGAGCCAATCCCAGCAAAGCCGGTCTCAGTTCGGATTGCAGGCTGCAACTCGCCTGCATGAAGTCGGAATTGCTAGTAATCGCGGATCAGCATGCCGCGGTGAATACGTTCCCGGGTCTTGTACACACCGCCCGTCACACCACGAGAGTTTACAACACCCGAAGTCGGTGGGGTAACCCGCAAGGGAGCCAGCCGCCGAAGGTGGGGTAGATGATTGGGGTGAAGTCGTAACAAGGTAGCCGTATCGGAAGGTGCGGCTGGATCACCTCCTTTCTATGGAGAATCGTCACCTGCAACGGTGACATTCAAATCGGAAGCTAAAGCTTCCACAATAGAACCTTCGGGTTCGGACACTCACTCGTGTTCAGTTTTGAAAGAGCAAGTCTCTTTCGTATGCGTTTGGTGGCGATAGCGGAGGGGTTCCACACGTACCCATCCCGAACACGACCGTTAAGCCCTCCAGCGCCGATGGTACTTGGACCGAAGGGTCCTGGGAGAGTAGGACGCCGCCAAGCGAACAATCAATTTATTGGTTGTTTCAACATGTTATCTGTTATATGGGCTTTTAGCTCAGTTGGTTAGAGCGCACCTCTGATAAGGGTGAGGTCGGTGGTTCGAGTCCACCAAGGCC
This window encodes:
- a CDS encoding UDP-N-acetylglucosamine 1-carboxyvinyltransferase, with amino-acid sequence MEKLMIGGGRPLEGVVTISGAKNSAIALIPAAILAESEVVLDNLPALSDVAVYSEILEELGASVSWTGSQMRINPSRIVSIPMPNGPVKKLRASYYMMGALLGRFKEATIGLPGGCNFEPRPIDQHIKGFEALGATVTNDHGSIHLYAKELRGAKIYLDVSSVGATINIMLAASRAKGSTIIENAAKEPEIIDVATLLNSMGAVIKGAGTETIRIEGVTEMHGCRHSIIPDRIQAGTYMIAAAATRGNVLIDNVIPKHLEALTAKLLEMGVDIEELDESIRVIGRAKYQHADVKALIYPGFATDLQSPMTSMLTQAEGVSVLSDFVYSNRFKHVPELVRMGAKIRVEGRSAIIEGGKLNAAKVKAADLRAGAALVIAGLTVEEGITEVTGVEYIDRGYDNLVSNLRNLGAEVWRENE
- the rho gene encoding transcription termination factor Rho, with the protein product MDLQISDLEEMKLTDLYKLAKKYQIPYYGTLKKRELIFAILRAQAEQSGLMFMEGVLEILPEGYGFLRPINYLPSAEDIYISASQIRKFDLRSGDLVSGKCRTPKENERYFGLLQVNAVNGENPASAAERLHFPALTPLYPQDKLPLETSPTHLSTRIMDLLAPVGLGQRGLIVAPPKAGKTLLLKEIANSISTNNPEIALFVLLIDERPEEVTDMQRSVKGEVVASTFDELPENHIKVAELVLQRALRLVEHKKDVVILLDSITRLARAYNLVVPPSGRTLSGGIDPAAFHRPKRFFGSARNVEEGGSLTILATALIDTGSRMDDIIYEEFKGTGNMELHLDRKLAERRIFPAIDIRRSGTRREEVLLSKEELDTIWSIRKNMNESYDFVEGFLKKLRDTKTNAEFLASFDVAGNKDSSSANSTASKGGTSNSGSSARRTTRPKTPSMPTT
- a CDS encoding radical SAM protein; this translates as MYLVYADGQGNVYDHPELYGLARSGDMIVEILEEELIPLPEGATLVGLPNTRAIGMNPGTGEMMPLPAGSQAVGALLPQGFTRLCLPGYVKTDKSYKLPLFGYSAVVWKDGGFYVAADPTDDTEQWNPLNCDREDVKAGVGNLTAKYPENRLYGHLSNCALEYECLTSSNTFLGRWEGAVPVSYSCNAGCFGCISEQPDDSGFVSPQTRMNFRPTVSEVSQVMLEHLKTPESIVSFGQGCEGEPSTQAKIIIESIREVRSATDMGYININTNAGLSDHIRGIVDAGLDLMRVSIISALDDHYNAYYKPRGYTLANVEKSLKYAASQGVYTSINYLIFPGVTDREEEIEAMVEFVRRTDIKLIQMRNLNIDPESYLELIPPAQGEILGMKTMLEIFREELPDVVIGSFTHVPPAELARTKQRRVHR
- the rpmE gene encoding 50S ribosomal protein L31; amino-acid sequence: MQTAIQPKYNVTKVTCACGNSFEAGSAKEELRIEICSSCHPFFTGKQKFLDAGGRVDKFKKKYGI
- the dnaX gene encoding DNA polymerase III subunit gamma/tau translates to MEHIALYRAWRPQSFQDMVGQQHIIQTLQNAIREQRVSHAYLFSGPRGTGKTSAAKVLAKAVNCERGPGPEPCNECPSCLRITAGNVMDVQEIDAASNRGVEEIRDLRDKVKYAPTEVRRKVYIIDEVHMLTTEAFNALLKTLEEPPPHVMFILATTEPHKLPATIISRCQRFDFRRVSLEEQTGWLSEICQKEGITADADALQYIARLSDGGMRDALSILDQISSFTDGNVTYQQVLGMTGGIPSEQFARLATAILESDMGLLLELVEQLMHEGKSADKCLENLLYYFRDLLMIKMVPGADQLTDRVLNPAEFRDMAAAFTRDRLFLIVETLSRYLGEMKYATHPQTLFEVALMKLCSTQQEAAPSAGVPSLSAVAPEAGRSSSPADAGELDMLKRQIAALEKKLEQAIQSGGVAGGGREQAAPQRAAVQPSAPRVSSAAKLPPQLDKFIAGKDSADFGNVYKQWSHVLQGVKEEKVTVHAWFVDGEPVAVMEDAVLVAFKNTIHRDTTEKPANRQVIENVMSAKLGKPYRLVTMLLRDWNEAATKSASKASTEELRLEHEHETVEAKPEPWIDEAIQLFGEDLVVIKE
- a CDS encoding YbaB/EbfC family nucleoid-associated protein, which codes for MNNMNQMMKQVKKMQEQMLKAQEELGGKTIEGSSGGGVVTVQVNGHKKLLSIQIKPEVVDPEDIEMLQDLVITAVNDALTQAEELANNDMGKFTGGMKIPGLF
- the recR gene encoding recombination mediator RecR translates to MYYPEPLAKLIEAFTRLPGIGPKTAARLAFHVLNMKEDEVIDFAKALVSVKRNLHYCSVCCNITDTDPCRICQDKTRDASVICVVQDSKDLVAIERTKEFDGYYHVLQGAISPMEGIGPDDIRLKELLTRLSDERVKELIMATNPNIEGEATAMYISRLVRPFEIKITRIAHGLPVGGDLEYADEVTLSKALEGRRELF
- a CDS encoding DUF2508 family protein, which produces MGWWNAKWLSRDAEGANDAHTEEEWGTVYQEVRKAQSEWERAYLMFDEAMGQDQIDYAIYILEAAERKYQIHLKHAKRLGLNRSQLPM
- a CDS encoding pro-sigmaK processing inhibitor BofA family protein, which encodes MLRTVAMGVLILSGLLLILIVFRKKLGWAWISVFGTHLILAAIGIYIVNFSGILTDVYIPLNPTTIGAVTILGLPGVLMLLGLKLTLF